One Acidimicrobiia bacterium DNA window includes the following coding sequences:
- a CDS encoding aminotransferase class V-fold PLP-dependent enzyme, which yields MDIIETIRSSVIGDSDVVDGPFGPRLVTYADYTASGRSLTFIEDFIRNEVLPLYANTHSETSGTGRQTTRFRDDARHLVRRGVGATDEHAVVFVGSGATGAVDLMIRVLGLRIPAELDAQYQLTQHIPAQERPVVFCGPYEHHSNELPWRESIADVVRIPEDRDGHIDLSALEVSLKEYEARPLKIGTFSAASNVTGIITDHAAVAALLHRYGAYSFWDYAAAAPYIGIDMDPVSPEDAHKDAIFISPHKFIGGPGTPGVLVARKELFQNKVPAVPGGGTVAYVNTEEHLYLTDIEHREEGGTPAIIESVRAGLVFQLKLAVGSDRIRALEHTFIKRAIASWKTNPNIEILGNIDADRLSIVSFVIRYEGRYLHHNYVVALLNDLFGIQSRGGCSCAGPYGHRLLGIDMDTSHQYEQEILRGCEGIKPGWVRVNFNYFLAEETFDFIVEAVHLVANEGWKLLSCYRFDSHTGVWRHKDAPEDTALSLTDISYESGSMTYPDRRRTADSSALGDYLDEARILLDRAQTEPPCEPAPHLDLEAEALRWFPVAAEIRPRPNGS from the coding sequence ATGGACATCATTGAAACGATCCGATCGTCGGTCATCGGCGATTCCGATGTCGTTGATGGACCGTTCGGTCCTCGACTGGTCACCTACGCCGATTACACGGCCTCGGGCCGTTCACTGACCTTTATCGAGGACTTCATCCGGAACGAAGTTCTTCCGCTATACGCCAATACCCACAGCGAAACCTCGGGCACCGGTCGCCAAACGACCCGGTTCCGCGACGACGCCCGGCATCTCGTCCGGCGCGGGGTGGGCGCTACCGATGAGCACGCTGTGGTGTTCGTTGGTTCTGGAGCGACGGGGGCGGTCGACCTGATGATCAGGGTCCTCGGCTTGCGGATCCCGGCCGAACTGGACGCGCAGTACCAGTTGACCCAACACATCCCGGCGCAAGAACGGCCGGTGGTCTTCTGCGGACCCTACGAACACCACTCAAACGAGCTTCCGTGGCGCGAATCGATCGCCGACGTCGTGCGAATCCCGGAGGACCGCGACGGCCACATCGACCTTTCGGCACTCGAGGTCTCCCTCAAGGAGTACGAGGCGCGACCACTTAAGATCGGAACATTCTCAGCTGCTTCCAACGTTACGGGCATCATCACCGACCACGCCGCAGTCGCGGCACTCTTGCATCGTTACGGCGCCTACTCATTCTGGGATTACGCGGCGGCCGCCCCGTACATCGGCATTGACATGGACCCCGTTAGCCCCGAAGACGCCCATAAGGACGCCATCTTCATCAGCCCCCACAAGTTCATCGGGGGACCCGGCACCCCGGGGGTCCTGGTGGCTCGCAAGGAACTCTTTCAGAACAAGGTCCCCGCCGTTCCCGGTGGAGGCACCGTGGCCTACGTCAATACCGAAGAACATCTGTATCTAACCGACATCGAACATCGTGAAGAAGGCGGGACACCTGCCATCATCGAATCAGTACGGGCCGGTCTCGTGTTCCAGCTCAAGCTGGCCGTCGGCTCCGACCGGATACGAGCCCTTGAGCATACGTTCATCAAGCGGGCCATCGCCTCGTGGAAGACCAATCCGAACATCGAAATCCTCGGGAACATTGACGCTGACCGACTATCGATCGTGTCGTTCGTCATCCGCTACGAGGGTCGGTACCTCCATCACAACTACGTGGTCGCCCTTCTTAACGACTTGTTCGGCATCCAAAGTCGGGGAGGCTGCTCCTGCGCCGGTCCGTACGGGCATCGATTGCTCGGCATTGATATGGATACCTCACATCAGTACGAACAAGAGATTCTTCGTGGCTGTGAAGGGATTAAGCCTGGCTGGGTGCGAGTCAACTTCAACTATTTTCTCGCAGAGGAGACCTTTGACTTCATTGTCGAAGCCGTTCATCTCGTCGCCAACGAGGGCTGGAAGTTGCTCTCGTGTTACCGCTTCGACTCCCATACCGGTGTATGGCGACACAAGGACGCCCCCGAGGACACGGCATTGAGCCTGACCGACATCAGCTATGAATCGGGTTCGATGACCTATCCGGATCGGCGCCGAACCGCCGACAGCTCGGCCCTCGGTGACTATCTTGATGAAGCCCGGATTCTCCTGGACCGGGCCCAGACCGAACCTCCCTGCGAACCTGCTCCCCACCTTGACCTCGAAGCCGAGGCACTACGGTGGTTTCCAGTCGCTGCCGAGATCCGACCGCGACCAAACGGTTCGTGA
- a CDS encoding aldehyde dehydrogenase family protein → MQHKHEFYINGQWVAPSTTTTLEVINPATEEVITTIAMGGPKDVDAAVAAARTAFASYSETSREERMELLDSIISVYKTRMDDLISAVSDEMGAPVALSSKSQVPSGLNHFKTVRRVLETYEFEEEIGTTLVVKEPVGVCALITPWNWPLNQIATKVAPALAAGCTMVLKPSELAPLNAIIFAEILDEAGVPAGVFNLIQGDGINVGVPLSSHPEVDMVSFTGSTRAGVEVAKNAAPTVKRVAQELGGKSANIVLDDADLEAVINRDVKFMCRNSGQSCNAGTRILVPQDRMAEAAGYAKAAAEGIVVGHPGHEATTIGPVVSAAQYNKIQALIEKGIDEGAELVTGGPGRAEGHDRGYFIKPTVFANVTNDMTIAREEIFGPVVSIIGYEDEADAIRIANDTNYGLSGYVSSGDQDRARRVARQIRTGMVHVNGALGDPNAPFGGYKQSGNGREWGEHGFEEFLEVKSIFGANV, encoded by the coding sequence ATGCAGCACAAACACGAGTTCTACATCAATGGCCAGTGGGTGGCCCCCTCGACCACCACGACACTCGAGGTCATCAACCCGGCCACCGAAGAGGTCATCACCACCATCGCCATGGGTGGCCCGAAAGACGTCGACGCGGCAGTCGCAGCAGCCAGAACCGCTTTCGCTTCCTATAGCGAGACGAGTCGGGAAGAGCGCATGGAGCTCCTCGACTCGATCATTTCGGTCTACAAAACCCGAATGGATGATCTGATTTCAGCTGTCAGTGACGAGATGGGCGCACCCGTCGCCCTCTCATCCAAGTCCCAGGTGCCGTCGGGCTTGAACCACTTCAAGACCGTCCGCCGGGTGCTCGAAACCTACGAGTTCGAAGAGGAAATCGGCACGACCCTCGTCGTCAAAGAGCCGGTCGGGGTTTGCGCGTTGATCACGCCATGGAACTGGCCTCTAAACCAGATCGCTACCAAGGTGGCGCCGGCGCTGGCGGCGGGCTGCACCATGGTCCTGAAACCTTCAGAACTGGCTCCATTGAATGCCATTATCTTCGCCGAGATCCTTGACGAAGCCGGAGTGCCAGCCGGAGTCTTCAACCTCATACAGGGCGATGGAATCAACGTCGGCGTGCCACTCTCTTCGCACCCCGAGGTAGATATGGTGTCGTTCACCGGCTCGACCCGAGCCGGGGTCGAGGTCGCCAAGAACGCAGCTCCGACGGTCAAGCGGGTAGCCCAGGAGCTCGGCGGGAAGTCGGCCAATATCGTCCTCGACGACGCCGACCTGGAAGCGGTCATCAATCGCGACGTCAAATTCATGTGCCGCAACTCGGGCCAATCGTGCAACGCCGGAACGAGAATTCTCGTGCCGCAGGATCGGATGGCCGAAGCTGCCGGCTACGCGAAAGCGGCTGCCGAGGGCATCGTCGTCGGCCACCCGGGCCACGAAGCCACGACAATCGGTCCGGTGGTTTCCGCGGCGCAGTACAACAAAATCCAGGCACTGATCGAAAAGGGCATCGACGAGGGCGCCGAACTCGTGACCGGTGGGCCCGGCCGGGCCGAAGGCCACGACCGTGGCTACTTCATCAAGCCGACCGTGTTTGCGAACGTGACCAACGATATGACCATCGCCCGGGAGGAGATCTTCGGGCCCGTCGTATCCATCATCGGGTACGAAGACGAAGCGGACGCCATTCGCATCGCCAACGACACCAACTACGGGTTGTCTGGCTATGTATCGTCGGGCGACCAGGATCGTGCCCGCCGGGTGGCTCGTCAGATCCGGACCGGCATGGTGCATGTCAACGGAGCCCTAGGCGATCCCAATGCACCGTTCGGCGGTTACAAGCAATCCGGAAATGGTCGCGAGTGGGGCGAGCACGGGTTCGAGGAGTTCCTCGAGGTCAAGTCGATCTTCGGCGCCAACGTATAA
- a CDS encoding ATP-dependent DNA ligase has protein sequence MASEAFIEVDGESIRISSPDRIVFPERGWTKLDVANHFAAVADGALNGIFGRPTMLKRYMKGVREPPVYHKRADKNSPFETVEIRFPSQRPGIMNVPRTRADILRLVQLGCLDFHPWPVRAEDIDHPDELRIDLDPTDGFGFEDVREAARGAKALFDEVGLVSWPKTSGSRGIHIYVRIEPIWDFFQVRRAVLAFARELERRMPGAVTTKWWKEERTGIFIDFNQMARDKTVSSAYGVRPTGYISTPFDWDELDEVSIERFPMQGFADRYADVGDLTAGMDHNAGSITTLLEWMARDEDNGIGDAPWPPHYPKQPGEPPRVQPSKQRRPDEDY, from the coding sequence CAGAGCGGGGTTGGACCAAGCTCGACGTCGCGAACCACTTTGCGGCAGTCGCCGACGGCGCCCTCAACGGGATCTTTGGTCGCCCGACCATGTTGAAGCGGTATATGAAAGGGGTGCGCGAACCGCCGGTCTACCACAAGCGGGCCGACAAGAACTCGCCGTTCGAGACCGTCGAAATTCGGTTCCCTTCACAACGGCCCGGCATCATGAACGTGCCGCGAACCAGAGCTGACATTCTGAGATTGGTCCAACTCGGGTGTCTTGACTTTCATCCGTGGCCGGTGCGGGCCGAGGACATCGACCATCCAGACGAGCTCCGGATCGATCTAGACCCGACCGACGGATTCGGTTTCGAAGACGTCCGCGAGGCTGCTCGGGGTGCCAAGGCGTTGTTCGATGAGGTGGGACTCGTGAGCTGGCCTAAGACATCCGGCAGCCGGGGCATCCATATCTATGTGCGCATCGAGCCGATCTGGGATTTCTTCCAGGTCCGGCGGGCGGTGCTGGCATTTGCGAGAGAGTTAGAACGGCGCATGCCTGGTGCCGTGACGACCAAATGGTGGAAAGAAGAACGAACCGGGATCTTCATCGACTTCAATCAGATGGCCCGCGACAAGACCGTATCGTCTGCCTATGGCGTTCGACCAACCGGATATATATCGACCCCGTTCGACTGGGACGAACTCGATGAGGTGTCGATCGAACGGTTCCCCATGCAAGGATTTGCCGATCGGTACGCCGACGTCGGCGATCTCACCGCCGGAATGGATCATAACGCCGGCTCTATCACAACCCTCCTGGAGTGGATGGCCCGCGACGAAGACAACGGAATCGGTGACGCTCCCTGGCCACCTCACTACCCGAAACAGCCTGGCGAACCTCCTCGGGTCCAGCCGTCCAAACAGCGGCGCCCCGACGAGGACTATTAA
- a CDS encoding M50 family metallopeptidase produces MRFRLFGFPIEFNITILLLFYFVGQGFEPAIAVVAGLAAVLSILVHELGHAFIAKGLGGKVQGITLHGLGGVTSWTGGRNTGWPRIAVAAAGSVTSIVIGAAIWLLASFGVLGDLAQLVLDAPWRVYLGDALNAGNSLVFFLGVFVWANTILGAFNLLPIGGLDGGTILSELIEKALPGSGRLHGAIIGLIVGAAVAILLYQRGFTFAPIIIGIFSVQALVRAFSSRPVK; encoded by the coding sequence ATGCGGTTTCGTCTCTTCGGGTTTCCAATCGAGTTCAACATCACCATCCTGTTGCTGTTCTATTTCGTCGGCCAGGGATTCGAACCGGCCATCGCCGTTGTGGCCGGATTGGCCGCGGTGCTCTCCATCCTCGTCCATGAACTCGGCCACGCTTTCATCGCGAAAGGGCTCGGCGGAAAGGTGCAGGGCATCACCTTGCATGGCCTCGGAGGTGTCACCTCCTGGACCGGGGGTCGCAACACCGGATGGCCGCGCATCGCAGTCGCAGCGGCCGGATCGGTCACTTCGATCGTCATCGGGGCAGCCATCTGGTTGCTCGCCTCGTTCGGTGTCCTCGGTGATCTCGCTCAACTGGTCCTCGACGCCCCCTGGCGGGTGTATCTCGGCGACGCTCTCAATGCAGGCAACTCACTCGTGTTCTTTCTCGGAGTTTTCGTGTGGGCCAACACGATCCTCGGCGCTTTCAACCTTCTCCCGATCGGAGGCCTCGACGGTGGGACGATCCTCAGCGAGCTCATCGAGAAGGCCCTGCCTGGTTCGGGACGGCTTCATGGCGCCATCATCGGGCTGATCGTGGGGGCGGCCGTGGCCATCCTCCTGTATCAACGGGGGTTCACGTTCGCCCCGATCATTATCGGTATCTTTTCGGTGCAAGCCCTGGTCAGAGCGTTTTCTTCACGACCGGTCAAGTAA
- a CDS encoding YigZ family protein gives MRNDEVLTLQRPTRLEIEKISGSRFIGDAVAVSDEAGALTFVDTIRHREPNATHHCWAFRLADGRERSSDAGEPGGTAGPPILRRIIGSGLHDVVVVVTRYYGGTNLGRGGLVRAYGEAAAAVLNNAPKLTKPVFTYWSVTHQYDLSAPVAQVLARHEAVTVSADYGEKVVLVLAVRAGLSTGFVDALTDATAGAVVAQPTTIS, from the coding sequence ATGCGCAATGACGAAGTGCTGACACTTCAGCGACCAACCCGCCTGGAGATCGAAAAGATCAGCGGATCGCGATTCATCGGAGATGCGGTGGCCGTCAGCGACGAGGCCGGCGCCTTGACATTCGTCGACACCATCCGCCATCGCGAACCGAACGCCACGCACCACTGCTGGGCGTTTCGCCTCGCCGACGGTCGCGAACGAAGTTCCGACGCCGGAGAACCAGGCGGAACCGCCGGACCACCGATCCTCCGTCGAATCATCGGATCGGGCCTGCACGATGTGGTGGTCGTGGTGACCCGCTATTACGGCGGGACCAATCTCGGCAGGGGCGGTTTGGTCAGAGCCTATGGCGAAGCGGCCGCCGCCGTTTTGAACAACGCTCCCAAGCTGACGAAGCCAGTCTTCACCTATTGGTCGGTTACCCACCAGTACGACCTGTCTGCCCCAGTCGCCCAGGTGCTGGCCAGGCATGAAGCGGTGACCGTTTCGGCCGACTATGGAGAAAAGGTCGTTCTCGTGCTGGCGGTTCGCGCCGGCCTGTCGACCGGGTTCGTCGACGCCCTCACCGATGCAACCGCCGGAGCCGTGGTCGCTCAGCCGACGACGATCTCCTGA
- a CDS encoding SRPBCC family protein translates to MVRLADGPVVEVSVDIAAPPERVWELVSDINLPARFQDEFKRAEWATDGPALGAEFVGYNERKGFQWDTSSWVVEYVPLRSFGWAVSDPNNPGATWTFRLSETPAGTRLTFHRRLGPGPSGLTASMMQSSQHAIPNRPPTCRAWLMASRPSPRRRSEALIRWRRRST, encoded by the coding sequence GTGGTTCGGCTTGCAGATGGCCCGGTTGTCGAGGTTTCGGTGGATATTGCCGCGCCTCCGGAACGGGTTTGGGAGCTGGTATCCGACATCAACCTGCCGGCTCGATTTCAGGACGAGTTCAAGCGGGCTGAATGGGCCACTGACGGCCCGGCGCTCGGGGCTGAGTTCGTCGGTTACAACGAACGGAAAGGTTTTCAGTGGGACACGTCGTCGTGGGTCGTCGAGTATGTGCCGCTCCGGTCGTTCGGGTGGGCCGTTTCGGACCCGAACAATCCTGGAGCAACCTGGACCTTCCGCCTATCTGAAACTCCTGCCGGTACCCGATTGACGTTTCACCGCCGGCTCGGGCCGGGGCCGAGTGGCCTAACGGCCAGCATGATGCAATCATCGCAGCACGCGATTCCGAACAGGCCGCCAACATGCAGGGCGTGGTTGATGGCATCAAGACCCTCGCCGAGGCGACGGTCTGAAGCGCTTATACGTTGGCGCCGAAGATCGACTTGA
- a CDS encoding AzlD domain-containing protein has translation MNPWLIISVIGIGTVLLRGSFLAILGPGSIPPALERALRFVPAAVFPAIALPAVLVVDGSYAIGFDNYRIYAAVVAGVVGYRTKNLSFTMVAGLATLWVLEGLF, from the coding sequence ATGAATCCCTGGCTGATTATCTCCGTCATCGGGATCGGCACCGTGCTGCTACGGGGGAGCTTTTTGGCGATTCTCGGCCCGGGGAGCATCCCGCCTGCCCTCGAACGGGCGCTCCGGTTCGTCCCGGCGGCCGTATTCCCCGCCATCGCTTTGCCCGCGGTATTGGTGGTGGATGGCTCGTACGCGATCGGCTTCGACAACTACCGCATTTATGCGGCGGTGGTTGCTGGAGTGGTCGGATATCGAACCAAGAATCTCTCATTCACAATGGTGGCCGGACTGGCCACCCTGTGGGTACTCGAAGGCCTTTTCTAA
- a CDS encoding HAD family hydrolase, translating into MIVSGAGASFDVDAIVFDKDGTLIDLDTTWLGITEAWVEAAGGGNPTRIALLQAALGVDRRGFLVPGGVAATGTFREIEYATRQALNEASAEVDRCIEEARTMVASTIRDLPVAPIGDVEGSMRRLAAAGLVLCIASSDAEVTIQKHLDQLGVADLISDMIGGDGLVAPKPHPASLTYLSDRVGIPVRRMLMVGDSYTDLGAARNAGAAGILAVAPRNHSSPIGELCDGVIGSIQEIVVG; encoded by the coding sequence ATGATCGTTTCGGGCGCCGGAGCGTCATTTGATGTTGACGCCATTGTCTTCGACAAGGACGGCACCCTTATCGACCTCGACACCACCTGGCTGGGGATCACTGAGGCCTGGGTTGAGGCGGCTGGCGGCGGCAATCCCACTCGAATTGCCCTGCTTCAGGCGGCGCTGGGCGTTGATCGGCGAGGCTTTCTTGTCCCGGGTGGCGTAGCGGCCACAGGGACCTTTCGTGAGATCGAATACGCCACCCGCCAGGCACTGAATGAGGCGTCCGCTGAAGTCGATCGGTGCATCGAGGAAGCAAGAACGATGGTTGCCTCGACTATCCGGGACCTACCGGTGGCACCCATCGGTGACGTTGAAGGGTCGATGCGACGATTGGCCGCGGCGGGACTCGTGCTGTGCATTGCTTCAAGCGACGCTGAGGTGACCATACAAAAACACCTCGATCAACTCGGGGTGGCGGATCTGATCTCGGACATGATCGGAGGCGACGGCCTGGTAGCCCCCAAGCCGCACCCGGCCAGCTTGACCTATTTGAGCGATAGGGTCGGTATCCCGGTCCGCCGTATGCTCATGGTTGGTGACTCGTACACCGACCTTGGCGCGGCACGCAATGCGGGCGCGGCGGGGATCTTGGCGGTGGCACCCCGCAACCACTCGAGCCCGATCGGGGAATTGTGCGATGGGGTGATCGGATCGATTCAGGAGATCGTCGTCGGCTGA
- a CDS encoding AzlC family ABC transporter permease, translated as MTEVAPSPSRRDEIRSGLIDTLPLLLAVIPFGFVVGVAAVGAGLSTPLSIAASGIIFAGAAQLATMSLVGAGAAWPTIIGTALVINARHVMYSGTLVRPLGHLPRAWRWLVSYLMIDQVFALTVTRSRDGNDHPDLHWYSVGIGLTLWIVWMIATSVGVIVGASIPGSWGLGFAAPLVFIGLIFPALIDRASVAAAVASGITAILAVALPFNLGLLVAALVGIATGVAVDRTR; from the coding sequence GTGACCGAAGTCGCTCCGTCGCCCAGTCGTCGCGACGAAATACGATCTGGCCTTATTGATACGCTCCCCCTGCTGCTGGCTGTCATCCCCTTCGGGTTCGTCGTCGGCGTCGCGGCGGTTGGCGCCGGTCTTTCAACACCGTTGTCCATCGCCGCGTCCGGAATCATCTTTGCCGGTGCGGCTCAACTTGCGACCATGTCACTAGTGGGCGCCGGGGCGGCCTGGCCGACCATCATCGGTACCGCCCTAGTGATCAATGCCAGGCACGTCATGTACTCGGGAACCCTGGTACGACCACTCGGACATCTCCCCAGAGCCTGGCGCTGGTTGGTGTCCTACCTGATGATCGACCAGGTATTTGCGTTGACCGTCACCCGATCACGCGATGGAAACGACCATCCCGACCTCCATTGGTACTCGGTGGGCATCGGCCTTACGCTCTGGATCGTTTGGATGATCGCCACCTCGGTTGGGGTGATCGTCGGGGCAAGTATTCCGGGTTCCTGGGGACTCGGGTTCGCGGCTCCCCTCGTATTCATTGGTCTCATCTTTCCCGCACTAATCGATCGGGCGTCAGTTGCCGCAGCCGTGGCATCAGGAATCACCGCCATACTCGCCGTCGCGTTACCGTTCAATCTCGGACTGCTGGTCGCCGCGCTGGTCGGGATTGCGACGGGTGTTGCCGTGGACCGAACCCGATGA
- a CDS encoding ABC transporter permease, whose amino-acid sequence MTTLTQTATHIGIITRRNVLRNIRLPQLLLFSTVQPVMFLLLFNYVFGGSIAQAIPPVFGNYINFLLPGIIIQNVVFGATATSVGLTEDLQAGVIDRFRSLPMARSAVLAGRTFADIWRSGFVITLMTAVAYLIGFRPLNGFFSLVLAVALALGFGYSMSWVMAWIGLKVKTPEAAQSAGFLPVFPLTFASSVFVPTSSMPSWLATFAENQPVSVLANTARALILGDAYIQSDPSLVASGATTGSLVLLSLAWIVGIVVVAAPLAVRSYRKTAE is encoded by the coding sequence ATGACCACCTTGACCCAGACCGCAACCCATATCGGGATCATTACCCGCCGCAATGTGCTGCGCAACATCCGACTGCCCCAGCTGCTGCTGTTCTCGACCGTGCAACCGGTCATGTTCTTGCTGCTGTTCAACTATGTCTTCGGTGGCTCAATCGCCCAGGCAATCCCACCAGTATTCGGCAACTACATCAACTTTCTACTGCCAGGCATCATCATCCAGAACGTCGTATTCGGCGCGACCGCAACCAGCGTTGGCCTAACCGAGGACTTGCAGGCTGGAGTAATCGACCGGTTCCGATCATTGCCGATGGCTCGATCAGCCGTCCTGGCGGGGCGTACCTTCGCCGACATCTGGCGGTCTGGATTCGTGATCACGCTGATGACCGCCGTCGCCTACCTGATCGGGTTTCGGCCGCTTAACGGGTTCTTCTCCCTGGTTCTGGCCGTCGCGCTCGCCCTCGGATTCGGTTATTCGATGTCATGGGTCATGGCCTGGATCGGGCTCAAAGTCAAGACGCCGGAAGCTGCTCAATCCGCAGGCTTTCTTCCCGTCTTTCCCTTGACGTTTGCGAGCTCGGTGTTTGTACCGACCTCAAGCATGCCATCGTGGCTGGCGACGTTCGCCGAGAACCAACCGGTATCGGTCCTGGCAAACACGGCGAGGGCGCTCATTCTTGGCGACGCCTATATCCAAAGCGACCCGAGTCTGGTTGCCAGTGGGGCGACGACCGGATCACTCGTTCTCTTGTCACTCGCCTGGATTGTCGGGATCGTGGTAGTTGCGGCACCCTTGGCGGTCCGCTCATATCGCAAGACTGCGGAGTAG